A single Sorex araneus isolate mSorAra2 chromosome 8, mSorAra2.pri, whole genome shotgun sequence DNA region contains:
- the WDR62 gene encoding WD repeat-containing protein 62 encodes MATVGPGGYARNDAVDKLPSVLAGVPARRVQSSPPPAPPLCLRRRTRLTTASDDTVQNRVSLEKVLGITAQNSSGITCDPGTGHVAYLAGCVVVILDPKESKQQHILNTARKSLSALAFSPDGKYIVTGENGHRPAVRIWDVDEKSQVAEMLGHKYGVACVAFSPNMKHIVSMGYQHDMVLNVWDWKKDIVVASNKVSCRVIALSFSEDSSYFVTVGNRHVKFWFLEVSTEAKVTGTVPLIGRSGILGELHNNIFCGVACGRGQTAGSTFCVSYSGLLCQFNEKRVLEKWINLKVSLSSCLCVSQELIFCGCTDGIVRVFQAHNLHYLTNLPKPHYLGVDVAQGLEPSFLFHRKADAVYPDTVAMTFDPLHQWLSCVYKDHSIYVWDVKDIHKVGRMWSELFHSSYVWNVEVYPEFEDQRACLPSGSFLTCSSDNTIRFWNMGSSSDSHWQQNIFSNTLLKVVYIENDTQHLQDLSHFPDRGNENATPVEVKAGVRVMQVSPDGQHLASGDRSGNLRIHELHFMDELIKVEAHDAEVLCLEYSKPETGLTLLASASRDRLIHVLNVEKNYNLEQTLDDHSSSITAIKFTGTRDIQMISCGADKSIYFRSAQRSSDGLHFVRTHHVAEKTTLYDMDIDITQKYVAVACQDRNVRVYNTVNGKQKKCYKGSQGDDGSLLKVHVDPSGTFLATSCSDKSISVIDFYSGECVAKMFGHSEIVTGMKFTYDCRHLITVSGDSCVFIWHLGPEMTNCMKQHLLEIDHQEQQHTKNRKWSGQPRQESFVSMPSEVCSLSPGEQTEDELEEECEPELLKTPSKESLDPDPQCLLTNGKLPLWAKRLLGDDDVADGPTLHTKRSYQPHGRWAERAEQKPLKTILDARDLDCYFTPMKPEGLDDSILDTVEPQNLAGLLSESESPQEGGCGRTSFLPQKRDLPEASERITCPPEEKTVSATGSECHREAEGTPGDQQGDSYLRGASVDFKEQSLPEDSGESEAELEGNLECTFATIHPSPPLLDPDPRFHTTLPPTPGTEEPARPEVPGLASSSLPQTPEQEKFLRHHFETLTDAHPEEVFRGSLQDEPCDPEDFFFNHRLSISAQFLSGLQKTSTFPHIFPSRLPLHLLKSPDVQVPSHAGGQPRAEPLKVSSGSTSVPSGAKAEELPESPETWCPLTPSLLGPVPGIPSSVPPRDRKPLAPAAVPTSMAQSVHTPCTCSSTEATASSCTKMSHRTSLEDREAPALPELAGPLRVPLSSGELAPHIQEPRLPATIAPDSDSKGPELPQRSWGNHEARASLKLTLPGICDRLSPPPEPHPTCVQSPEPTDTQPNVTVTATRFPGSSPMDGSTPRLPNSTFLPRRLDPESFNSPTCPGSPVPPEARPGVLGSLTSLEPSPGTLCRIPASPEHCGEPPSPPDLSSVGAIVQRLQTAFREALALYHQVATRDQDCTTEQQQARAELMSTFLWIHSQLEAHSGLVKTDATPAQVPTSQGSPSPPMLCPLASPDLHALLEHYSELLVQAVRRKARGD; translated from the exons ATGGCGACCGTAGGGCCTGGAGGCTATGCGCGGAACGATGCGGTTGACAAGCTGCCATCCGTCCTGGCAGGAGTTCCGGCGCGGAGGGTCcagtcctccccgccccccgccccgccgctctGCCTTCGGCGGCGGACGCGACTCACCACGGCGTCGGACGACACCGTGCAGAACCGG GTGTCCCTCGAGAAGGTGCTTGGCATCACAGCCCAGAACAGCAGTGGCATAACATGTGACCCTGGCACAGGCCACGTGGCCTACCTGGCAGG CTgtgtggtggtgattttggaccCCAAGGAGAGCAAGCAGCAGCACATTTTAAATACAGCCAG AAAGTCTCTGAGTGCTCTGGCCTTCTCCCCTGATGGCAAGTACATAGTGACAGGAGAG AATGGCCACAGGCCTGCCGTGCGCATTTGGGATGTGGATGAGAAGAGTCAGGTGGCAGAGATGCTGGGCCACAAGTACGGTGTGGCCTGTGTGGCCTTTTCCCCCAATATGAAGCACATCGTGTCCATGGGCTACCAGCATGACATGGTACTCAACGTCTGGGACTGGAAG AAAGACATTGTCGTGGCCTCCAACAAGGTGTCGTGCAGGGTCATCGCCCTGTCCTTCTCTGAAGACAGCAGCTATTTCGTCACTGTGGGGAACCGGCATGTGAAATTCTGGTTCCTGGAGGTCTCCACTGAAGCAAAA GTGACAGGCACAGTGCCCCTCATTGGGCGCTCTGGCATCCTGGGGGAGCTGCACAACAATATCTTCTGTGGTGTGGCTTGCGGCCGGGGCCAGACGGCGGGCAGTACCTTCTGTGTGTCTTACTCGGGCCTCCTCTGCCAGTTCAATGAGAAGAGAGTGCTGGAGAAGTGGATCAACCTGAAG GTCTCCctgtcttcctgcctctgtgttagCCAGGAGCTCATCTTCTGTGGCTGCACGGATGGGATAGTCCGCGTCTTCCAGGCCCACAACCTGCACTATCTCACCAACCTGCCCAAGCCGCACTACCTCGGGGTAGATGTGGCCCAGGGCCTGGAGCCCAG CTTCCTCTTCCACAGGAAGGCTGATGCAGTCTACCCAGATACCGTGGCAATGACCTTTGACCCCCTCCACCAGTGGCTGTCCTGTGTGTATAAGGACCACAGCATCTACGTCTGGGATGTCAAAGACATCCACAAAGTGGGCAGGATGTGGTCAGAGCTCTTCCATAGCTCCTACGTCTGGAATGTGGAG GTGTATCCTGAGTTTGAAGATCAGCGAGCTTGTCTGCCATCGGGATCTTTCCTGACTTGTTCCTCCGACAACACCATCCGCTTCTGGAACATGGGTAGCAGCTCTGACTCTCACTGGCAGCAAAACATCTTCAGTAAT ACCCTGCTGAAGGTCGTGTACATAGAGAATGACACCCAGCACCTGCAGGACCTGTCACACTTCCCGGACCGAGGCAATGAGAACGCGACACCTGTGGAGGTGAAAGCCGGGGTGCGAGTCATGCAGGTCAGTCCTGATGGCCAGCACTTGGCTTCAGGCGACCGAAGTGGAAATCTGAG GATCCACGAGCTGCACTTCATGGATGAGCTGATCAAGGTGGAGGCCCACGATGCTGAGGTGCTATGCCTGGAGTACTCGAAGCCCGAGACGG GGCTGACCTTGCTGGCCTCGGCCAGTCGGGACCGGCTGATCCATGTGCTGAATGTGGAGAAGAACTACAACCTGGAGCAGACTCTGGACGACCACTCGTCCTCCATCACCGCCATTAAGTTTACTG GCACCAGGGACATCCAGATGATCAGCTGTGGGGCCGACAAGAGCATTTACTTCCGCAGCGCCCAGCGG tCCTCAGATGGGCTGCACTTTGTCCGGACCCACCACGTGGCCGAGAAGACCACCTTATATGACATGGACATTGACATCACACAGAAGTACGTGGCTGTGGCCTGCCAGGACCGCAATGTGAG GGTCTACAACACCGTGAACGGGAAGCAGAAGAAGTGCTACAAGGGTTCCCAGGGTGATGATGGGTCCCTGCTGAAG GTTCACGTGGACCCCTCAGGAACCTTCTTGGCCACAAGCTGCTCAGACAAAAGCATCTCGGTGATTGACTTTTACTCAGGCGAATGCGTTGCCAAGATGTTTGGCCATTCAG AAATTGTCACTGGCATGAAGTTCACCTATGACTGTCGTCACCTGATCACGGTGTCTGGAGACAG CTGCGTATTCATCTGGCACCTGGGCCCAGAGATGACCAACTGCATGAAGCAGCACCTGCTGGAGATTGACCATCAGGAGCAGCAGCACACTAAGAACCGGAAGTGGAGCGGCCAGCCCAG GCAGGAAAGCTTTGTATCCATGCCCAGTGAGGTTTGCTCCCTAAGCCCCGGAGAACAGACCGAGGATGAGCTGGAGGAAGAGTGCGAGCCGGAATTGCTGAAGACGCCCTCGAAGGAGAGCTTGGACCCAG accctcagtGCCTGCTGACCAATGGCAAGCTGCCACTCTGGGCGAAGCGGCTG CTGGGAGACGATGATGTGGCAGATGGCCCCACCCTCCACACAAAGCGCAGCTACCAGCCACACGGTCGCTGGGCGGAGCGAGCCGAGCAGAAGCCCCTGAAGACCATCCTGGATGCCCGGGATCTGGATTGCTACTTTACCCCCATGAAGCCTGAGGGCCTGGACGACTCTATTCTGGACACAGTGGAGCCCCAGAACCTGGCAGGCCTCCTGAGTGAG TCCGAGAGCCCCCAAGAGGGAGGTTGCGGGCGCACCTCCTTCCTGCCCCAGAAGAGGGACTTGCCTGAGGCCAGTGAGCGCATCACCTGTCCCCCAGAGGAGAAGACAGTCTCAGCAACAGGCAG TGAGTgccacagagaggcagaggggacACCCGGAGACCAGCAAGGTGACTCCTACCTCAGGGGGGCCTCCGTGGACTTCAAGGAGCAGAGCCTGCCTGAGG ATTCAGGGGAGTCTGAGGCTGAGCTGGAGGGTAACTTGGAGTGTACCTTCGCCACCATTCATCCATCCCCTCCACTCTTGGACCCGGACCCTCGGTTTCACACCACACTGCCCCCCACTCCAG GTACCGAAGAGCCAGCCCGGCCTGAGGTGCCCGGCCTCGCCAGCAGCTCCCTGCCCCAGACTCCGGAGCAGGAGAAGTTTCTCCGCCACCACTTTGAGACGCTCACTGATGCCCACCCTGAGG AGGTTTTCCGTGGATCGCTGCAAGACGAGCCCTGTGACCCCGAGGATTTCTTCTTCAACCACCGCCTGAGCATTTCAGCCCAGTTCCTCTCTGGCCTCCAGAAGACATCCAC GTTCCCGCACATCTTCCCTTCACGGCTGCCTCTCCACCTCCTGAAGTCCCCAGATGTCCAAGTCCCCAGCCATGCTGGCGgccagcccagagcagagcccctgaAAGTCTCCTCAGGCAGCACCAGC GTGCCTTCCGGGGCAAAGGCTGAGGAGCTTCCGGAGAGCCCAGAGACCTGGTGCCCTCTGA CCCCCAGCCTCCTGGGCCCTGTGCCCGGGATCCCCTCCTCAGTGCCTCCCAGAGACCGGAAGCCTCTGGCACCTGCAGCTGTACCCACTTCCATGGCTCAGAGTGTCCACACCCCGTGCACCTGTTCCTCCACGGAGGCCACTGCCAGCTCCTGTACCAAGATGTCACACCGCACATCCCTGGAGGACAGAGAGGCCCCTGCACTCCCTGAGCTAGCCGGGCCCCTGCGGGTGCCCTTGTCCTCAGGGGAGCTGGCCCCCCATATCCAGGAGCCCCGCCTGCCTGCCACAATCGCCCCTGACTCGGACAGCAAGGGCCCAGAACTGCCACAGCGCTCCTGGGGCAACCACGAGGCCCGCGCCAGCCTGAAGCTGACCCTGCCAGGCATCTGTGACAGACTCTCACCCCCACCGGAGCCGCACCCCACATGTGtccagtccccagagcccacgGACACCCAGCCCAATGTCACAGTCACGGCAACCCGCTTCCCAGGGAGCAGCCCCATGGATGGGAGCACCCCGAGGCTCCCCAACTCTACCTTCCTCCCAAGGCGCCTGGACCCCGAGTCCTTTAACTCCCCTACCTGCCCCGGCAGCCCCGTGCCTCCAGAGGCCAGACCTGGGGTCCTGGGTAGTTTGACCTCCCTGGAGCCCAGCCCTG GCACTCTCTGTAGGATCCCAGCCAGCCCTGAACATTGCGGggagcccccctctccccctgaccTGAGCAGTGTGGGG